The nucleotide window CTGTCCGACGAAGCAGCAGGCATCGGATCGACATGACGCCGGCACGCGGTCTGCGCCCGCGCACGCGCCGCACGGCCCCGCATCGCGGGGCCGCTTCGGACCGGACATCGATTATTCGCTGGCCCGGCCCGCGTCCCGGGCTGCACGGTCAATCGTGTCGGCGACCACCTTGGGCTGGGTCATGAAGACCGCGTGGCTGGCGGACACCTTGGTGATGCGCGCGTTGATGCGTTCGGCCATGTGGATGAGCATGGCCTGGTCGAAGGCCTTGTCTTCGGTGGCGATCACCGCCCAGCTGGGTTTGCTGCGCCAGGCCGCGTTCGTCAGCACGGTGCCGAACGCGGACATGTTGATGGGCACCTGCGAGTCGCGCAGGAAGGCGGCATCGGCATCGGTGGTGTCGTGGGCGAAGCCGGCCTTGAACTTGTCCGGACGGATGAAGCCGAAGCCATCGCCGGAGGTGTCGATCACGAACTCGGGCGTGGGCGCGAAGCCGGTGTACTGCTGGGCCGTGGTTTCGCCGGCGTCCGGCGCCAGCGCGGACACGTATACCAGGCCGGCCACCTTGTCGTGCACGCCGGCCTGGGTGATGACCGTGCCGCCCCAGGAATGCCCCACCAGGATGGCGGGCCCGTCCTGGCGGTCCAGCACGCGGCGGGTGGCCTGCACGTCGTCGGCGAGCGAGGTCAGCGGATTCTGCACGATCGAGACGCGGTAACCGCGCGCGGTCAGGTCGTCGTAGACCGGGCGCCAGCCGGCCCCGTCGGCAAAGGCGCCATGCACCAGTACGACATTCCGCACGGCGTCGCCGGCCTGTGCAGCGGGTGAAAAGGGGGCGGCCAGGGCGGCCGCGAGCAGAACGGGGATCAGCTTGAACATGGACGTGTCCTTGGCAGGGGTGGGTGTGCGGCCGTCGGCCGGCAGGGCTACTGTGCGGCGCACGCCAGGACTATGGGCCACCTAACGTCCGGTAAACTTGACCAATCGTGCGATCCTCCTCCACCCCATCTCCCACCGGTCGGTCACCCACCGGCCGGACCGCATGCCTGCCCCGCGTTCGCCACGCGTTCGCCACGCTTGGCGCCGCACGGAGAAGATCCCGGGCCAGCGCCGGAGTTCTTCCTGCACCTCGCGCCGCGCGCTCCTCATCCGCAGACGCGCGGGCGTCCTCAGGGTGTTCCCCTGCGCCTTGCCGCACGGTACTGCCCTTTGTCACCGGTACGCATTCCACCGGGATCGGCGTGGGTGCAGACGACACCCCCGCATATCACCGCATCGGAAGCGTAGAAGGCCTGCACGACCGGCACGGCGTCTTCGTAGCGTTGCAGTTCGTCCTTTGTGACGGCCAGTTCGCGGCGGTAGTAGCCCAGCACCATCCAGGCCACCAACAGCACCAGCAGCAGGGTCGTGCCGGTGACGGCGAGCCATAGCCATACCGTCCTGCCCATACCGCGCACCTGCGCGGACGTGGCCGATACGGCGTGGCCGTACTCGGCGGCCACGGGAGCAACCGCTTCGCGGGCATCCTGCGCGATCCGCGCGCCGGCCCCCTCCACGATAGCCGCCAGGTCGCGGCGGAACTGGCCTGCCTCCTGCCGCAACGACTGCACGTGTTCGATGATCGTCGCCCTCATGCGCGTCTCACGCTGGACCATTTCGGCGCGCAGCATCATCAGCGCCTTGATGGCCTCGGCTGGCGTCGCGGTGGCGGGGACAGCGTTGAGGTCTTCCATGACAACTCCTTGTTCTCGACTTCCGTGTGGATGCGATGTCCCGGTGATGGGCTAGCGCGCCGTCTGCCGGTCCTGCGCGAGGGCCTGCTCGGCCGCCTGGTGCTGGGCGAGCCATTGGTTTCCCTGTGCTTCCATGTGCCGGCCTTCGGCGGAGCGCGCAAACTCGGTGACCACTCGATCAGCCGAGGCGGCATCACCTGACCGGATCGCCGCAAGGTAGTCAACCACTGCTTGATCGCTCAGATAACCCGCCTGGGGCGGACGTTGGCGTTGCCCGTGCTCAGCCGGAGCCTCAGGCCTCTGGTGGGGTTGCCGCTCCCGTGGCTCATTCCCTCGCTCATCACCCCGGTTGACGCCATGAAGCAAGCCGCCCTCTGTCGACGTGAGGACGTACTGCCAACGGGTTTGTTGGGGATTGGCCCGGGCCGCATTGTTGAAAGCCAGATAGTCCTCTGGGTGGATCGTCTGGCAACCGGCCGAATCGGTATTCGCCCGGGAGCCACTATGAATCTTGAAGCTTGTATTCAGGTCCTGCACGCCGTTGATATCGTTCTGGGTGAACCAGCCATCTCCATTGCTGTCACGCTGCACGCGATGTGCGTCTCGCGGCGGCCTCATCTGCTCGACTGAAGGTCTGAATGCACCAGTTGTCATGGCCAACCGCGGATTCGGATGGTCGGCATGCGCCATCTCGATGGTCCCATCGGCCAGTCTGCCCATATCACTGATGCCATCCCGGTTAACGTCCTCGCCCTCGCTTCGCCGCCATGCCACATTGGCGTATGGCGTGTGCTCGCGGCGCGGACCAGGTTCTGCACGTTCGTCATACTGTGCGGTCGGCTCGGTGCTCGCGCGATCGGCGATGAACACGTGCCGCTCGCCATTCGCCTGCTTTCGAAGCACGACGATATGGTCGTCATAGACCCCCGTCCCGCGCGAGTCACGATCACCCATGGAGGCCAGCGTGGATGTTTCCCTGCGCAGCCCAAGCAACACACTCTCCTCGTTCTGCAATGCATCCTTCGCCGCCTGGCTTCCTCGCGCCTCCACGATGCTGGCATAGACGTCAAACTTCTGCGCATTGGTCAGGCCAACCAGTTCATTGGGCTGGTCGATCTCACGACCGTTGTAGTCCGGGACCCTGGGGGGCTGCCCGGCCCGCCGCAAACGCTCGAGTACGGGGACCAGTTCCGGCGACCGCAACCGATCGGACTGATGAATCTCATCAATCTGTTCGCGTGCACCAACGGACACATACCGATCCAATGCCTCCTGCACGACCCTGCGCTCTCCCGCCCTTTCGATTTCAAGCAGTTGCAATGCCCGATCGGGTTGGCCTTGGCGCATCTGTGCAATCACTCGATCCGCGGCGACACGGATGTCGATGTCCGTTACATCGGTACGATAGGGGTTGGTCATCGTTCTGGCCTCCTTGGCTATTGGATGTCCTCGTCCACGAACGGATCTTGGCGTCCGTCCTGCGCTTGACCGTCCTTGCCGCACCTCATGTCCGGTCGCAGCGGATCGCAGAAGGACTGGGGCCACAGACTTGCAGGGACTCGCTGCCGCCGCTCGAAGTCGCGCCCGTTCCAGACCGCGAACCCGAGATGCAACCGATCCCCGAATCGCCGGCTATCGGAGACCCAGTCAGGCATGGGGACTGGATCATGGCCGTGGTCTCGTGCACGCCCAGGATGCGAGGCATCCCTCAGGTTTATCGTCCATCGCAAAACAGGAACGCGCGCAAGTTTCTGAGTATCCAGATACGGCCGGAATGGCGCGGTCAGTACTTGCTCGGACGAAGTCAGCGCGGGTGCCGCGAGGTACTCCTGGGTGACGTCCAACAATCGTCCGGCCGACGACCACTTGTATATGCGCGTTTCGGCATGTGCCGACCGACACGCAGGTACATTGACGACATATTCGCCTTCTGGCGCCACGTCCGGCTGATCATCGATACAGTTGAACGGACCTATCACCAGATAGACACTGTCCGATGGATCATTTCCCTCGAACGAGCGCAGCAGTATGCCTTCCAGAATGTCGACATTGGCGATGAAGTCCGGGCCCGCACCCCGGCCCGGCAATGCGGCGTAGGGTTGAGGCCTGCGCGCAGACTCGGTTCGGACGTTCAGGGGAACGAAGATGTGCTCTTCCGGAATTGCGGCGAGGACCTCAGCAAGATGGCGCGGGAGCAATCCGAAACATGCCCTGTTGACCCCCCCCAATCTCGTCATGCCGCTGTCGTCCTCTGGATCTTCCGGACATCGTTCCGCACCCATGCTCCTTTCCACCGCGTAAGGAACCCACGGGGTGGGTGTCTTGTGCGGGGGCGGCGGGTTCTCCGAGAAGAGCGGCACGGAGGTCGGCGATTCCGCACCACGAAGATGGTCGGCTGCAGAACTGCAGGCGTTGCTGACTGTGAGTACTGCGAGGCTCACAAACAACTTTCCGCGCACGGGCAACCTCCTGTTGGCCAACCAGACTTCCAGATCATTGAAGCGGGGCGAGCTGAGACAGCGCGCGCCGCACCCTATCCATACTCTTCATTCGCGAAATTCATCCTTTTCAGGGCATTCAATGGTGGACGCCTGCATCCTGGAGAGATCGACGAGAAAAACTCACATGCGACTACATCGTGGCAACAAGAAAAAACCCCGGCCAAGGCCGGGGTTCTTCCTGCACCTCCCTGTGCGTCCCCGCGGGGCGATCCTCAGAAGGTGATGCTCCAGCTGTTGATGTAGCCGGTGTCGATGCTGGCGCGATCGCGGGCGCGCAGGCTCCAGCTGCCGTTGAGGGCTTCGCTGGACAGGTTGACCGTGTAGGTCTGGTTGATGTTGTCGGCGCTGCCGCCGCTGCGGTTATGCAGCACGTACACCGAACCATCGGGCGCGATCAGGTCCACGATCAGGTCGCCGATGTAGGTGTGCACGATGTTCACCGCCACCTGCGCGTTGCTGGGCGCATTGCCGGTACGTCCCGAGACGGCGATGGTGCTGGTCACGCCGGTGCTGTTGTTGTCCGGAATGCTGACATCGGTGCCGTTGGTGTAGGTCTGCGTGCCCGGGTCCGGATCGGGACCGCCGCCCTGCACGGCCGTCACCGCACCGTCGGCGTTGGCGATACCCGCGCCGCAACCGCCCGAGCAGCTGCCGGGCAACGGGCGCGCCGTGCTCTTCAGCGTGCTTTCCACCTCGGCCGGCGTCAGCGGCGAGTCGGCCGCGGCCTGCATCAGCGCGACCACGCCGGCCACGTGCGGCGCCGCCATCGAAGTGCCGTTGTACGAGGCATAGCTGGCGCTGCCCGGCGTGGTGGTGCCGGTGTTGAGCGTGGACAGGATGCTGGCGCCCGGCGCGGAGATGTCGATGCCGGTGCCGTAGTTGGAGAAGCTGGCGCGCGAACCGGCCGAAGTCGTCGCCGCCACGGCGATGACGTTGGGGCAGTTGGCCGGAACCGAACTGGACACGTTGGTGTTGCTGTTGCCGGCCGCCACCACCACCGTGGTACCGCGGCCCACGGCGCCGTTGATCGCGGTCTGGTAGGTGCTGGAACAGGTGCCGCCGCCGCCCAGCGACATGTTGATCACTTCGGCGGGGTTGGCGTTGGCGGGTACGCCGCTGACCGTGCCGCCGGAGGCCCAGGTGATCGCGTCAGCGATGTCCGAGGTGTAGCCGCCGCAGCGGCCCAGCACGCGCACCGGCACCACCTTGGCGCCGAACGCGGTGCCGGCCACGCCGCTGCCGTTGTTGGTCACCGCCGCCACCGTGCCGGCCACGTGGGTGCCGTGCCAGCTGGAGTTGGTCACCGGCGAACCGCTGTAGCACTCGCCCGCCACCGGGTTCCAGTCGCCTTCGTCGTTGGGGTTGGAGTCGCGGCCGTTGCCGTCGCGCGAGACGAACGTGTCGCTGATGAAGTCGTAGCCCGGCAGGATGTTGGCGTTGAGGTCGGCATGGTTGGTGATGCCGGTGTCGATGACCGCCACCACCACGCCCGCACCGGTGGACTTGTCCCACGCCGGTTGCACGTTGATGCCCGCCGCCGTGGTGCCGAAGCCCCACTGTTCGGAGAAGCGCGTGTCGTTGGGCGTCAGCACCGCGTACATGCGCTGGTCCACTTCCACGTATTCGACGTCGGGATCGGCGGCCAGCTGGCGCATCAGCGATTCGGCTTCCACCCGGTCCAGCTTGCGGTCGGCGCGCACGACATCCGCGCCGCCCGCCGCCAGCCGGCGCAGCTTCTGCAGGCCCAGCGCGCGGCCGCCGCGCTTGGCGACGCCGGTGCTGGCGGCCGTGCTGAGCGAGCGCTGCAGCTGCGCCGCGTCGCTGCGCTCGGCGCTGCCGTCGCGGTACTTCACGATGAAGCGGTCGTAGCCGGCCGGTTCTTCCGCCTGCAGGCCGCTCATGTCCACTCGGCCGGCCATCGCCGGCAACGCGTACAGCGACGCCAGCACGGCCGAGGACAGGCACAGCAGGCGCACACGCGAACCACGCTTTGCAATTCCAGACATCAGACTCTCCCTCAAAGGTTGAAAGCCGCGAATGCGGCAAGAGCCCGGTCGGGGGCGCGGAGACTGGCACGGGAGGCGTAGCGGACTGCCGCGTTCGACCGGGCGACACGCCGTGCAATGCAGGGCGTACGACGACGCTAGCGGAGCGCGGCCACATGAATCAGCGATGAAAGCCACACTTCCTCGCATCATGTTTCAAACGTAATCACTGGGATACACGCATGAAGTGGAAGCTACCGGTGGACACCGCTTCGTAGATTCATTTACGTGCTGCACGCGTGAAAAGCGCGAATTTTTTATTCGTGCGCGCGTCGTTTTCGTGCGCAAAAAAAGCCCGCGCGAGGCGGGCTTTTTTTGTGCGGCGATTGCGCGCGGATCAGTCGCGCAGCTTCACCAACCAGCCATGGCGATCCGGCAGGCGGCCATACTGGATGTCGGTCAGTTCCTTGCGGATGCCCATCGTCACCTCGCCTGCCGGTGCGTTGGGATCGCCCACCTCGAAACCCTTGCCCTTCAGCTGGCCGATCGGGGTGATGACCGCGGCGGTGCCGCAGGCGAAGACTTCGGCGATGTCGCCCGAGGCGACGCCCTGCTTCCATTCGTCGATGGAGACCTTGCGCTCTTCCACCGCATGGCCGCGGTCGCGCGCGATCTGCAGGATGCTGTCGCGGGTGATGCCTTCCAGGATGCTGCCCGACAGTGCCGGGGTGACGATGCGGCCGTCCTTGTAGACCAGGAACACGTTCATGCCGCCGAGTTCTTCCAGGTACTTGCCCTCCACCGGATCGAGGAACAGCACCTGCGAGCAGCCCTGCGCCTGCGCCTCCTGCTGCGGCAGCAGCGAGGCCGCGTAGTTGCCGCCGCACTTGGCTGCGCCGGTACCGCCCTTGGCGGCGCGCGCATAGTCTTCGGACAGCCAGATCGACACCGGCGCCACGCCCTTGGCGAAGTACGCGCCGGCCGGGCTGGCGATGACGTAATAGCCCGCCTTCTGCGCGGCGCGCACGCCGAGGAAGGCCTCGGTGGCGATCATGAAGGGACGGAAGTACAGGCTGGTCTCCGGCGCCGACGGCACCCAGTCGCCATCGACGGCGACCAGCTGGCGCAGCGATTCGACGAACTCGGACACCGGCAGCTGCGGCAGCGCCAGGCGCGCGGCCGAGCGCTGCAGGCGCGCACCGTTGGCGTCGGGACGGAAGGTCCAGATGGAACCGTCGGCATGGCGGTAGGCCTTGATGCCTTCGAAGATCTCCTGGCCGTAATGCAGCACGGAGGCGGCGGGGTCCAGCGACAGCGGGCCGTAGGCGCGTACCTGCGCATCGTGCCAGCCCTGCGCCTTGTCCCAGGTGATCTCGACCATGTGGTCGGTGAAGTGCAGGCCGAAACCGGGGTTGGCGAGGATG belongs to Pseudoxanthomonas sp. F37 and includes:
- a CDS encoding alpha/beta hydrolase; translation: MFKLIPVLLAAALAAPFSPAAQAGDAVRNVVLVHGAFADGAGWRPVYDDLTARGYRVSIVQNPLTSLADDVQATRRVLDRQDGPAILVGHSWGGTVITQAGVHDKVAGLVYVSALAPDAGETTAQQYTGFAPTPEFVIDTSGDGFGFIRPDKFKAGFAHDTTDADAAFLRDSQVPINMSAFGTVLTNAAWRSKPSWAVIATEDKAFDQAMLIHMAERINARITKVSASHAVFMTQPKVVADTIDRAARDAGRASE
- a CDS encoding S8 family serine peptidase, whose protein sequence is MSGIAKRGSRVRLLCLSSAVLASLYALPAMAGRVDMSGLQAEEPAGYDRFIVKYRDGSAERSDAAQLQRSLSTAASTGVAKRGGRALGLQKLRRLAAGGADVVRADRKLDRVEAESLMRQLAADPDVEYVEVDQRMYAVLTPNDTRFSEQWGFGTTAAGINVQPAWDKSTGAGVVVAVIDTGITNHADLNANILPGYDFISDTFVSRDGNGRDSNPNDEGDWNPVAGECYSGSPVTNSSWHGTHVAGTVAAVTNNGSGVAGTAFGAKVVPVRVLGRCGGYTSDIADAITWASGGTVSGVPANANPAEVINMSLGGGGTCSSTYQTAINGAVGRGTTVVVAAGNSNTNVSSSVPANCPNVIAVAATTSAGSRASFSNYGTGIDISAPGASILSTLNTGTTTPGSASYASYNGTSMAAPHVAGVVALMQAAADSPLTPAEVESTLKSTARPLPGSCSGGCGAGIANADGAVTAVQGGGPDPDPGTQTYTNGTDVSIPDNNSTGVTSTIAVSGRTGNAPSNAQVAVNIVHTYIGDLIVDLIAPDGSVYVLHNRSGGSADNINQTYTVNLSSEALNGSWSLRARDRASIDTGYINSWSITF
- a CDS encoding branched-chain amino acid aminotransferase, encoding MNAAPLTYRVTRNEKARTAAERDAILANPGFGLHFTDHMVEITWDKAQGWHDAQVRAYGPLSLDPAASVLHYGQEIFEGIKAYRHADGSIWTFRPDANGARLQRSAARLALPQLPVSEFVESLRQLVAVDGDWVPSAPETSLYFRPFMIATEAFLGVRAAQKAGYYVIASPAGAYFAKGVAPVSIWLSEDYARAAKGGTGAAKCGGNYAASLLPQQEAQAQGCSQVLFLDPVEGKYLEELGGMNVFLVYKDGRIVTPALSGSILEGITRDSILQIARDRGHAVEERKVSIDEWKQGVASGDIAEVFACGTAAVITPIGQLKGKGFEVGDPNAPAGEVTMGIRKELTDIQYGRLPDRHGWLVKLRD